A window from Saccharomyces eubayanus strain FM1318 chromosome XIV, whole genome shotgun sequence encodes these proteins:
- the SRP1 gene encoding karyopherin alpha translates to MDTGTDSSTSKFVPEYRRTNFKNKGRFSADELRRRRDTQQVELRKAKRDEALAKRRNFVPPTDGADSDEEDESSISADQQFYSQLQQELPQMTQQLNSDDMQEQLSATVKFRQILSREHRPPIDIVIQAGVVPRLVEFMRENQPEMLQLEAAWALTNIASGTSAQTKVVVDADAVPLFIQLLYTGSVEVKEQAIWALGNVAGDSTDYRDYVLQCNAMEPILGLFNSNKPSLIRTATWTLSNLCRGKKPQPDWSVVSQALPTLAKLIYSMDTETLVDACWAISYLSDGPQEAIQAVIDVRIPKRLVEJLSHESTLVQTPALRAVGNIVTGNDLQTQVVINAGVLSALRLLLSSPKENIKKEACWTISNITAGNTEQIQAVIDSNLIPPLVKLLEVAEYKTKKEACWAISNASSGGLQRPDIIRYLVSQGCIKPLCDLLEIADNRIIEVTLDALENILKMGEADKEARGLNINENADFIEKAGGMEKIFNCQQNENDKIYEKAYKIIETYFGEEEDAVDETMAPQNAGNTFGFGSNVNQQFNFN, encoded by the coding sequence ATGGATACTGGCACTGACTCTTCCACTAGCAAGTTTGTTCCTGAATACAGACGTAccaattttaaaaataaaggtaGATTTTCTGCTGACGAACTTCGTCGTCGTAGAGATACACAACAAGTTGAACTCAGAAAAGCGAAGAGGGATGAAGCTTTAGCCAAGAGAAGAAACTTTGTTCCACCAACTGATGGTGCCGATTCcgatgaagaggatgagAGCTCCATTTCTGCAGACCAACAATTTTATAGTCAGCTACAACAAGAATTACCACAAATGACGCAACAACTTAACTCTGATGATATGCAAGAACAATTGAGTGCTACTGTCAAATTCAGACAAATTTTGTCCAGAGAACACCGTCCTCCAATTGATATTGTCATCCAAGCTGGTGTGGTTCCAAGATTAGTAGAATTCATGCGTGAAAACCAACCAGAAATGCTACAATTGGAAGCTGCTTGGGCTTTGACTAACATTGCATCAGGTACATCAGCTCAAACAAAGGTCGTTGTGGATGCTGATGCTGTACCACTTTTCATTCAACTATTATATACCGGCTCCGTTGAAGTTAAAGAGCAAGCTATTTGGGCTTTAGGTAACGTCGCTGGTGATTCTACCGATTATAGAGACTATGTTCTACAGTGCAACGCCATGGAGCCAATTCTAGGCCTTTTCAACTCCAATAAACCATCTTTGATCAGAACCGCTACTTGGACTTTATCCAATTTATGTCGAGGTAAAAAACCACAACCAGATTGGTCCGTTGTCTCCCAAGCCTTACCAACTTTAGCAAAATTAATCTATTCAATGGACACTGAAACTTTGGTTGACGCTTGTTGGGCCATATCTTACCTATCCGATGGTCCACAAGAAGCTATTCAAGCTGTAATCGATGTTAGAATTCCAAAGAGATTAGTTGAAWTACTAAGCCACGAATCGACCTTGGTTCAAACTCCTGCTTTAAGAGCTGTGGGTAACATAGTAACTGGTAATGATTTACAGACTCAAGTGGTTATAAATGCTGGTGTCTTATCTGCCTTAAGACTACTACTAAGCtctccaaaagaaaacataaagaaagaagcatGTTGGACCATCTCTAATATTACGGCAGGTAACACTGAACAAATCCAAGCAGTTATTGATTCGAACTTAATCCCTCCATTGGTCAAACTGTTGGAAGTTGCAGAAtataaaactaaaaaagaaGCTTGTTGGGCCATTTCTAATGCCTCCTCAGGTGGTTTGCAAAGACCAGACATCATCAGATATCTAGTATCTCAAGGTTGTATAAAGCCGTTGTGTGATTTGTTAGAAATCGCTGATAACAGAATCATCGAAGTTACTTTAGATGCCCTAGAGAATATCTTAAAGATGGGTGAAGCCGATAAAGAAGCTCGCGGTTTGaatattaatgaaaatgctgactttattgaaaaagctgGTGGTATggaaaagattttcaattgtcaacaaaatgaaaatgataagATTTATGAAAAGGCATACAAGATCATTGAAACTTATTTCggtgaagaagaggatGCTGTAGATGAAACTATGGCTCCACAAAATGCCGGCAATACTTTTGGATTTGGTTCTAATGTTAACCAACAATTCAATTTCAACTAA
- the DUG3 gene encoding glutamine amidotransferase subunit DUG3 — protein sequence MCRFLIFKGKQPIRLSHLLTRPAHSIINQSFDSRLRLDRRRPMNGDGFGVAYYPLDNELSEDGPCLFKAITPAWNNQNLSTLAEKTKSDLVFAHVRASTYGVLSETNCHPFTYHSLCFMHNGGISNFKGIKRKLLNHIKDEYLNFIQGSTDSECAFALFLDTLDKLGHDPKKQEGDFGNVALRKAMLQTIDYIRDWTKEANKNEVHVDPSLLNFAVTDGSTVIVSRYITSKTDXAASLHFSCGSSFVETSPGEYRVERLDRNQDVIMVASEPLTFERGDWTALPTNSILTIKKQTILLHPIIDEYYQEDPLYLRSSTLAESKGLMGSIPLAKAVERNVPPLEREGRTRPPTAATHIA from the coding sequence ATGTGtagatttttgattttcaaagGTAAACAGCCAATCCGGCTTTCTCACCTTTTAACGAGACCAGCTCATTCTATTATAAACCAATCATTTGACAGTAGATTACGTTTAGATAGAAGAAGACCAATGAATGGTGACGGATTTGGTGTAGCATACTACCCACTAGACAACGAACTGAGCGAAGACGGCCCAtgtcttttcaaagctATCACGCCGGCATGGAACAATCAAAATCTAAGTACACTAGCAGAAAAGACGAAATCTGATTTAGTCTTTGCCCACGTAAGGGCCTCCACATACGGTGTTTTGTCTGAAACAAATTGCCATCCGTTTACGTATCACAGCTTATGTTTTATGCATAATGGTGGTATatccaatttcaaaggaatcaagagaaaattattgaatCACATTAAGGACGAATACCTCAATTTTATCCAGGGAAGTACAGATTCCGAGTGTGCATTTGCATTGTTTTTGGATACGCTAGACAAATTAGGCCATGATCCGAAGAAACAAGAGGGCGATTTTGGTAACGTCGCTCTTAGGAAGGCAATGCTACAAACCATTGACTATATCAGGGATTGGACCAAAGAAGCCAACAAGAATGAAGTGCATGTGGATCCATCTTTATTGAACTTTGCTGTAACAGATGGATCTACCGTCATTGTTTCCAGATATATAACATCCAAGACTGACRAGGCAGCATCCTTACATTTCAGCTGTGGTTCCAGTTTTGTAGAGACCTCACCAGGGGAATACAGAGTAGAGAGGCTAGACAGAAATCAAGATGTGATTATGGTTGCATCAGAACCATTGACATTCGAAAGAGGAGATTGGACCGCCCTACCCACCAATAGCATATTGACCATCAAGAAACAGACAATATTGCTGCATCCCATTATCGACGAATATTACCAAGAAGACCCACTATACTTAAGAAGCTCCACGCTGGCAGAAAGCAAAGGGCTTATGGGTTCTATACCGCTCGCAAAGGCTGTGGAAAGAAATGTTCCTCCGTTAGAGAGAGAAGGCCGTACAAGACCTCCAACTGCTGCCACACACATAGCATAA